Below is a window of Enterococcus gilvus ATCC BAA-350 DNA.
GGATCGTTAACCGCTGCATATCGTGGCGTTGGTTACGAAAATGGGGGCTTGATCAATAAAGATGGTCTTTACAGAGCTGGTGAAGGTAACAAGCCAGAGATGGTTATTCCTTTGACTCGAAAAACAAGAGCTATTGAACTGATGGGTCAGGCTTTGGCTTTCCTATCGGGGGATAATAAAAACACTTCGAAACAGTCTGCAAGAGTTGATAATACAGCAGAATTAGTAGCACTGATTAAGCAACAACAAAAACAACACAGTGATTTGATGAGGATTTTGAGAGCGATATTGAATAAAGAAAGTGGAATAACTAAGGAATCAATTGGGAGAGCTGCAAACGATTTGATGGGTAACGATCTAAATAAATTAGGTTACACGATAGGAGATGGCTTCTAATTGTTTTATAGATTATTGTTTAACCAGAATGGGAAAATATTTGACCCACAAGTTAAAGATAAAATAGTATGCAAGGAGATTAAAAGACAAGCTCCTATATACGAAGTTAAGTATGAAGAGTTTGAAGGGACGAACGGAAGCAGAGAATCAAATGCCTCTTTTCGTCCTTTTGAATTAGTCCTCACTTTCGACATATTTTATAAAAATGAATATGACAAAGAATTGATAGTAACAGAGTTACATCAAATATTTTTCCCCGGCTATCAGTATTATGTGACACATGAATTGAGTCCTGGAAAAAGATTTAGAGTGAATCCAGTTAATTTTGAACTTACTGAAGAAGAAAACGACTACTCGACTATAGAAATCACCTTCGATGTTCCTAGTGCTTGTTCTGAATCGCTCTCAACCACACTGTCAGAATTTAACTTATCGAATGAGTGGCAGTTCTCACAAAATCTTGAAGCTGTGGATTATAAGTACAGTTTTGATGTAAGCCGTTTCCAAGTATTTAATGCTGGAGACTTTGCGATTGATCCAAGAGAACATGCATTGAAAATCACTCTTCAAGGTGAGTCACTGGGCAATGCTAGAATTTTCAATCGTACAACAGATGAAAGTTTTATCTACTATCCCGAATTTTCAACGAATCTAGGGCAGACAGTCACTATTGATCGTGTTTATCCTAAATTGAATGGGGTTCATTGTGGAATCAATACCAATCTTGAATTAATCACTCTAGCACCTGGCATCAATGAGATAGAAATACAGAATGTAGCAAACGTGAAATCCTCATGGGATTTCCGTTACTTGTATAAGTAGGTGATAACGTGACAAATATCATCATTCAGAATTACGAAAAGACAAAGAAGGAGATCCTTGTTGATTATAACAAGGACTCTTTTTTTGAGAATTGGCAACAGAATGAAACGTGGGAAGTCAGTTTAGATGTGACTAAGACAGAAGTAAACAGCTATGCTTTTGACCTAGTTGATTATGAAAATTCTGTTTTATTCAATGGTCAAGAATTCATTATCAAATCTATGACGACATCTGGCGAAGGAGCACAAGTAACCAAGAGTATCACTGCTACGCATATTTACTACACGATCCAGGATGGAAGACAATACAATACTCTGCAGCCGAACGGAGCGAAAAGTATACAACAACTACTTTCCCATATCTTCAGCGCTGGAAATCGAGGATTCACTTGGGAAATCGTAGACCCAAATAAAAAGTTTCTTACGGTTGAACAAGAAAACTTTGGCAATGCGAATTACTTAAAGCTGATTGAAGAAATATTAAGTGATTATGATGCGGTGGTCATTCCAGACAATAAACATTTAACATTCTATCCACGATCAGAGTTCGGAGATAAAGTTCAGGAGCAGATTCGATACAAATACAACACAGATTTAGTGAAATTCGACATAGACACCTATTCGTTGAAAACGCAGATTAAAGGCTTTGGTAAGAAAAAGGAAGATGATACGTATTATTTCTCTCCAATTACTTACACTTCTCCCGAATCGGAGAAATGGGGAATACGGATACAAGACCCGGTAGAAGATGAGCGATATACGGTTGTTGGTAACATGATGGAACGACTAAAAAAAGATTTACAAGATTATCCTTCAATCAGTGGTTCAGTAACCTTAAAATGGCGGATCACTCCACAAAAAGGTGACTATGTACCTTTTATTTACGAACCCTTAAATATAAAAACGTACATTCAAATTGTGGGAATTAAGACGTACCCTGCATTGCCTAATAAACCGCCTGAAATCACGTTATCAAATACGAAGAAAACAATGACATCAATACTAGCGAACTTAGCTAGGAAAGGAGTGATTTAGTGGAACTACTAAAACTCATTAAAAATCAGATTTCAACAGAATGGAAAAAAACGTTCAACGATAATGTGGATATTTTGAACGGTATTACACGTGACCAAAATCAAAAAATTGACGTCGTTGACAAGAGAATTGACAATTTAGTCCTGCATTCGGGCGGTGATTCGCCAAATGAGGTAGTGGACGCACGAGTAAATAACCGAGCACAACAATTCGATACACTTCAGGGAAGACTACTCGCTGGGGAGTTCACGCATGATGAAGACATGGCGGAAACACGATCAGAATTGGAAAATCAGAATGTAAGTATCTCAGAAATAAATA
It encodes the following:
- a CDS encoding phage tail domain-containing protein, whose amino-acid sequence is MFYRLLFNQNGKIFDPQVKDKIVCKEIKRQAPIYEVKYEEFEGTNGSRESNASFRPFELVLTFDIFYKNEYDKELIVTELHQIFFPGYQYYVTHELSPGKRFRVNPVNFELTEEENDYSTIEITFDVPSACSESLSTTLSEFNLSNEWQFSQNLEAVDYKYSFDVSRFQVFNAGDFAIDPREHALKITLQGESLGNARIFNRTTDESFIYYPEFSTNLGQTVTIDRVYPKLNGVHCGINTNLELITLAPGINEIEIQNVANVKSSWDFRYLYK
- a CDS encoding phage tail protein, which codes for MTNIIIQNYEKTKKEILVDYNKDSFFENWQQNETWEVSLDVTKTEVNSYAFDLVDYENSVLFNGQEFIIKSMTTSGEGAQVTKSITATHIYYTIQDGRQYNTLQPNGAKSIQQLLSHIFSAGNRGFTWEIVDPNKKFLTVEQENFGNANYLKLIEEILSDYDAVVIPDNKHLTFYPRSEFGDKVQEQIRYKYNTDLVKFDIDTYSLKTQIKGFGKKKEDDTYYFSPITYTSPESEKWGIRIQDPVEDERYTVVGNMMERLKKDLQDYPSISGSVTLKWRITPQKGDYVPFIYEPLNIKTYIQIVGIKTYPALPNKPPEITLSNTKKTMTSILANLARKGVI